A section of the Malus sylvestris chromosome 17, drMalSylv7.2, whole genome shotgun sequence genome encodes:
- the LOC126612385 gene encoding NEDD8-conjugating enzyme Ubc12-like has protein sequence MIRLFKVKEKQKETAENAKENGLVKKQSAGELRLHRDISELNMPEECKISFPNGKDDLMDFEITITPYRGYYMGGGFVFTFKVPAVYPHEPPKVKCKTKIYHPNIDLERNTCLNILREDWKPVLNINTVIYGLYHLFMEPNHEDPLNQEAADLLRDNPKLFGLNVRKSIEGNIWVGGAHFPGCKTGDFY, from the exons ATGATCAGATTGTTTAAAgtgaaagaaaagcaaaaggaaacagCTGAAAACGCAAAGGAGAATGGTCTCGTAAAGAAGCAAAGCGCAGGAGAATTGCGTCTTCATAGAG ATATAAGTGAGTTGAACATGCCAGAAGAATGCAAGATTTCATTCCCCAATGGAAAGgatgatttgatggactttgaGATTACCATTACACCTTATCGGGGATATTATAT GGGTGGTGGGTTTGTCTTCACGTTTAAAGTTCCCGCAGTCTACCCTCATGAGCCTCCGAAGGTGAAGTGCAAAACCAAG ATCTACCATCCCAACATCGACTTAGAAAGAAACACTTGCCTTAACATTCTTCGGGAAGACTGGAAACCTGTCTTAAATATAAACACTGTTATTTACGGATTGTATCACCTATTCATG GAACCTAACCATGAGGACCCCTTGAATCAAGAAGCAGCTGATCTTTTGAGGGACAATCCAAAATTGTTTGGTTTGAACGTGAGAAAATCGATCGAGGGAAACATATGGGTGGGAGGGGCCCATTTTCCTGGGTGCAAAACGGGTGACTTCTACTGA